In one Oryza glaberrima chromosome 2, OglaRS2, whole genome shotgun sequence genomic region, the following are encoded:
- the LOC127762365 gene encoding formin-like protein 10, which produces MAMKRVMFLLLLVAASALVESSRGGGGGEEKLGKFYGWRRHLSSGPAASSLVLSGDLVDKIWSVCLQDIVSPEDTFGFGESFAWDELSSHSTEDELKATLFMELMALLPPEKSSFTYDCIRANCFSLGVPQIFSVALSNYLESQKSSVGSNFYPRRRLVDKLIGDAPSMAPAFAPSMSSGGEVHSPLSVAEAPLTPSNSLNMEPPSPYYPSKSAHKHQGVAPPVSPSEEHHDYMKVVLIAVLPTAALSFLAAFLCFYCCGCNKSKVSVGEQRDDHPLLHLQFSNLPGSSPDVHVPASPLHKDDHGVRPSNAGVSMSKCFPCCFKTSSDATTPTRVTGGTQENNATSDAPKLMPPPPPPPPPPPPPPPPPPPPPRPPPPPPPIKKGAPPPAPPKATMARFPKLSPTESSHSEESSASELASESSETEVNAPRAKLRPFYWDKVLANPDQSMAWHDIKFGSFHVNEEMIEELFGYGAGNQNNVKDKEISIADTSPQHVSLLDVKKSCNLAVVFKAMNVRAEEIHDALVEGNELPRLLLETILRMKPTDEEEQKLRLYNGDCSQLGLAEQVMKALIDIPFAFERIRALLFMSSLQEDASSLRESFLQLEAACGELKHRLFLKLLEAILKTGNRLNDGTFRGGANAFKLDTLLKLSDVKGADGKTTLLHFVVQEIIRSEGVREARLAMENGRSPPFPSTSDDNSNESLQEDGNYYSNLGLKIVSGLSNELDNVKRVAALDADALSTSVANLRHELLRAKEFLNSDMASLEENSGFHRSLESFIEHAETETNFLLKEDKRLRMLVKRTIRYFHGNDEKDDGFRLFVIVRDFLVMLDKACKEVGASQKKAANKSQANGNSNNPSSQSNPQEQQFPDVLDHHFDSSDSND; this is translated from the exons ATGGCTATGAAGAGGGTGATGTTTCTGTTGCTGCTTGTGGCGGCATCTGCATTGGTGGAGTCgtcaagaggaggaggaggaggggaggagaagttGGGGAAGTTCTATGGATGGCGGCGCCATCTTTCTTCTGGACCAGCTGCCTCTTCGTTGGTTCTCAGTGGGGATCTC GTAGACAAAATATGGTCAGTTTGCTTACAAGACATAGTTAGCCCAGAGGATACATTTGGCTTTGGGGAATCATTTGCCTGGGATGAGTTATCGAGTCATTCCACGGAAGATGAACTGAAGGCAACACTGTTCATGGAACTTATGGCTCTTCTTCCACCTGAGAAATCTTCTTTTACTTATGATTGTATCCGTGCAAACTGCTTCAGCCTGGGTGTTCCACAAATATTCAGTGTTGCACTGAGCAACTATCTTGAGAGCCAGAAATCATCGGTCGGTTCAAACTTCTATCCGAGACGGCGTTTGGTAGATAAACTGATCGGAGATGCTCCTTCCATGGCTCCAGCTTTCGCACCATCCATGTCCTCCGGCGGTGAAGTTCACTCTCCCCTCTCTGTGGCGGAGGCACCACTTACACCTTCCAACTCTCTGAACATGGAACCTCCCAGCCCATATTATCCCAGTAAATCTGCACACAAGCATCAGGGAGTGGCGCCTCCAGTTTCACCTTCAGAGGAGCATCATGACTACATGAAAGTAGTCTTGATCGCTGTTCTTCCAACAGCCGCACTCTCATTCCTAGCTGCATTTCTATGTTTCTACTGCTGTGGATGCAACAAAAGCAAGGTCTCGGTTGGCGAGCAACGAGATGACCATCCTCTTCTTCACTTGCAGTTCTCTAACTTGCCTG GTTCGTCACCTGATGTGCATGTTCCTGCCAGCCCGCTTCATAAGGATGATCATGGGGTTAGGCCATCCAATGCTGGTGTAAGCATGAGCAAGTGCTTTCCATGTTGTTTTAAAACCTCAAGTGATGCCACAACACCTACACGAGTAACTGGAGGAACACAGGAGAACAATGCCACAAGTGATGCCCCTAAACTGATGCCTCCgccacccccacctcctccacctccacctccacctccacctccccctccacctcctccgcgtccacctcctccgcctccacctatCAAGAAGGGTGCTCCACCACCTGCACCTCCTAAAGCCACCATGGCAAGATTTCCTAAGCTGTCACCTACAGAGTCAAGTCATTCTGAAGAGTCATCTGCAAGCGAGCTGGCCAGTGAATCGTCTGAAACTGAGGTGAATGCTCCAAGAGCCAAGCTCCGGCCTTTCTATTGGGATAAAGTTCTTGCTAATCCTGATCAGTCAATGGCCTGGCATGACATCAAATTTGGTTCTTTTCa TGTGAATGAGGAGATGATAGAAGAATTGTTTGGTTATGGTGCTGGCAACCAAAACAATGTCAAGGACAAGGAAATTTCCATTGCAGATACTTCACCTCAGCATGTTTCTCTTCTTGATGTTAAGAAATCATGCAATCTGGCAGTTGTTTTTAAGGCAATGAATGTGAGGGCAGAGGAAATTCATGATGCTCTGGTTGAAG GGAATGAACTTCCTAGATTACTTCTTGAGACAATCTTGAGGATGAAACCGACTGATGAGGAGGAACAGAAACTCAGGCTTTATAATGGGGACTGCTCGCAGCTAGGCCTAGCAGAACAAGTGATGAAGGCACTAATTGATATTCCTTTTGCTTTCGAGAGGATTAGAGCTTTGCTTTTCATGTCCTCTTTGCAGGAAGATGCTTCAAGTCTAAGGGAATCATTCCTCCAATTGGAG GCTGCTTGCGGTGAACTCAAGCACCGCCTTTTTCTGAAACTACTAGAAGCCATTCTCAAAACTGGAAATCGTTTGAATGATGGGACGTTCCGTGGTGGTGCTAACGCGTTCAAACTTGACACTCTTCTTAAGTTATCAGATGTGAAGGGAGCTGATGGGAAGACCACATTGCTGCACTTTGTTGTTCAAGAGATCATTCGATCTGAAGGTGTTCGCGAAGCAAGACTCGCCATGGAAAATGGAAGAAGTCCACCATTTCCTAGTACTTCGGATGACAATTCCAATGAATCTCTACAGGAGGATGGCAATTACTACTCCAACCTTGGCCTTAAGATTGTATCAGGGCTTAGTAATGAGCTGGACAATGTCAAGAGAGTAGCAGCACTGGATGCTGATGCTTTGTCTACAAGTGTGGCAAATCTGCGACACGAATTATTGAGAGCCAAAGAATTCCTGAACTCCGACATGGCATCGCTAGAAGAGAACAGTGGATTCCACCGCTCGTTAGAAAGTTTCATAGAACATGCAGAGACTGAGACCAATTTTCTGCTGAAAGAAGACAAGAGATTGAGGATGTTAGTGAAGAGAACGATTCGATATTTCCATGGAAATGATGAGAAAGATGACGGTTTTCGCCTGTTCGTCATTGTAAGAGATTTTCTGGTGATGCTAGATAAGGCATGCAAGGAGGTTGGTGCTTCACAAAAGAAGGCAGCAAATAAATCTCAAGCCAATGGCAACTCTAATAACCCATCATCCCAGTCAAATCCTCAGGAGCAACAGTTTCCTGATGTTTTGGATCATCATTTTGATAGCTCAGACTCTAATGATTGA
- the LOC127762366 gene encoding CBL-interacting protein kinase 26 — protein MDERRTILMDRYEIGRQLGQGNFAKVYYARNLTSGQAVAIKMIDKEKVTRVGLMVQIKREISIMRLVKHPNILQLFEVMASKSKIYFVLEYAKGGELFKKISKGKFSEDVARRYFHQLISGIDYCHSRGVYHRDLKPENLLLDENESLKVSDFGLSALSESKRHDGLLHTTCGTPAYVAPEVLSRRGYDGAKADIWSCGVILFVLVSGYLPFHDTNLIEMYRKIAKAEYKCPRSFSAELKDLLYKILDPDPSTRISIPKIKRSAWYRKSSDVNALKSKHETGDKVYKGEATTSDTTECSIFEGNRASSRDKVYTNGEATTSDSPECSNSDGKQASLSLPNLNAFDIISLSTGFDLSNLFEERYGRREERFTTRQPAAAIFAKLNELARRFKLKIKKKENGVLRLVAPKEGIKGLLELDAEVFELAPSFHLVEFKKSNGDTIEYQKLMKEDIRPALKDIVWAWQGGQHQQPEQSMQGMQGEQQPSRLPSQQPQG, from the coding sequence ATGGATGAGAGGAGGACAATTTTGATGGATCGCTATGAAATAGGTAGGCAGTTAGGACAGGGAAATTTTGCCAAGGTATATTATGCTCGGAATCTCACAAGCGGACAGGCCGTTGCAATAAAGATGATTGATAAGGAGAAGGTAACAAGGGTTGGGCTAATGGTGCAGATAAAGAGGGAGATTTCAATAATGAGATTAGTAAAGCATCCAAACATTCTTCAGCTTTTTGAGGTGATGGCAAGCAAGAGCAAAATTTACTTTGTTTTGGAGTATGCTAAAGGCGGTGAACTTTTCAAGAAAATATCCAAGGGAAAGTTCAGTGAAGATGTTGCGAGGCGGTATTTCCATCAGTTGATCAGTGGTATAGACTACTGCCACAGCCGGGGTGTTTATCACCGTGATTTGAAGCCAGAAAACCTACTTCTAGATGAGAATGAGAGCTTAAAAGTCTCGGATTTTGGTTTAAGTGCCCTTTCTGAGTCCAAGAGACATGATGGCCTCCTTCATACCACCTGTGGAACTCCAGCTTATGTTGCTCCTGAAGTTCTTAGTAGGAGAGGCTACGACGGTGCGAAGGCTGATATATGGTCTTGTGGAGTAATTCTGTTTGTGCTTGTATCTGGCTACCTTCCTTTCCATGACACAAATCTTATAGAGATGTATAGAAAGATTGCCAAAGCTGAATACAAATGCCCTCGTTCCTTTTCTGCTGAGTTGAAGGATCTGCTATATAAGATACTTGATCCAGATCCAAGTACTAGAATTTCTATCCCGAAGATAAAGAGAAGCGCTTGGTACAGAAAATCCAGTGATGTAAATGCACTGAAGAGCAAACATGAAACAGGAGACAAGGTGTATAAGGGTGAAGCCACAACCTCTGACACAACAGAATGCAGTATTTTTGAGGGAAATCGTGCGTCATCAAGAGACAAAGTGTACACTAATGGTGAAGCCACAACCTCTGACTCACCAGAATGTAGTAATTCCGATGGAAAGCAAGCTTCATTAAGCCTCCCGAACTTGAACGCGTTTGACATCATTTCTCTGTCTACCGGGTTTGACTTATCCAATTTGTTTGAAGAAAGATATGGCCGGAGGGAAGAGAGATTTACCACTAGGCAACCGGCGGCAGCTATATTTGCTAAGCTAAATGAATTGGCCAGACGCTTCAAgctcaaaattaagaaaaaagaaaatggggTTCTGAGGTTGGTAGCACCAAAGGAAGGAATAAAAGGATTACTTGAGCTTGATGCTGAGGTTTTTGAGCTTGCTCCATCTTTCCATTTAGTTGAATTTAAAAAGTCCAATGGGGACACTATAGAATATCAAAAGCTCATGAAGGAAGATATAAGGCCTGCACTTAAGGATATAGTTTGGGCATGGCAAGGAGGTCAGCACCAGCAACCTGAGCAATCTATGCAAGGAATGCAAGGAGAGCAGCAGCCGTCACGTTTACCATCACAGCAGCCACAGGGCTAA
- the LOC127761341 gene encoding uncharacterized protein LOC127761341, whose protein sequence is MAICGAKAAAPSLVVAASMGAVEALKDQAGLCRWDYALRSLYLRAAAASSPRLRSPLSNTAAAAARPPAEEAADVRLRKVHHLVCWGPN, encoded by the coding sequence ATGGCGATCTGcggggcgaaggcggcggcgccgtcgctggtggtggcggcgagcaTGGGCGCCGTCGAGGCGCTCAAGGACCAGGCGGGCCTCTGCCGCTGGGACTACGCCCTCCGCTCCCTCtacctccgcgccgccgccgcctcctcgcccagGCTGCGTTCCCCCCTCtccaacaccgccgccgccgccgcgcggccgccggcggaggaggccgccgacgTGAGGCTGCGCAAGGTCCACCACCTCGTCTGCTGGGGCCCCAActga